From one Amaranthus tricolor cultivar Red isolate AtriRed21 chromosome 17, ASM2621246v1, whole genome shotgun sequence genomic stretch:
- the LOC130803574 gene encoding protein HESO1, with amino-acid sequence MNTHSVLEHALTEILHVLNPLREDLETRMQIIDELRDAVSTIDSLRGATVEPFGSFVSQLFTRWGDLDISIELSNGKHISVAAKKHKQSLLGEVLKVLRKTGRFSRLQFVSHARVPILKLESRYHQNVSCDISINNLSGQMKSKFLLWISLIDRRFRDMVLLVKEWAKTNNINNPKTGTFNSYSLSLLVIFHFQTCVPAILPPIKDLYLGNIAGELIGVRADVERRIEEVSFSNITKFRRERRVNHSSLSELFTSFLGKFSDIGNRATEQGICTYTGRWEDIYTTTRWLPKTYAIFIEDPFDQPQNTARAVNSSQLTRISEAFSNTYHRIIAPNQTRNTLIPFLVRREISHFFPVAAFMNPMHSRTYRNSHHSGDHASSKFQKTRQRRNLNDTDPQIAKQASQGQRPWNRPNKMAREATRPSEGQKPKLTHTLQTAQPNNVTSQRPVKPSKGQPQQVWRPKQSDI; translated from the exons ATGAATACACATAGTGTGTTGGAGCATGCCCTCACTGAGATCCTTCATGTTCTCAACCCCTTACGGGAGGATTTAGAAACGAGAATGCAGATAATTGACGAGTTGCGAGATGCTGTTAGTACTATTGACAGTTTGAGAG GTGCGACAGTGGAACCATTTGGATCTTTCGTGTCTCAGCTTTTCACACGCTGGGGTGATCTGGATATTTCTATCGAGTTATCGAATGGAAAACATATTTCAGTTGCTGCCAAGAAGCACAAACAGAGTTTGTTGGGGGAGGTTCTAAAAGTATTGCGGAAGACAG GTAGATTTAGCAGGTTGCAGTTTGTATCTCACGCAAGAGTACCTATTTTGAAACTGGAGAGCAGATATCATCAGAATGTCTCTTGTGACATTTCAATTAACAACTTGTCGGGGCAGATGAAATCCAAATTTCTACTATGGATCAGTCTTATTGATCGACGTTTCCGTGATATGGTTTTGCTG GTTAAGGAGTGGGCAAAAACAAACAATATCAATAATCCAAAAACTGGGACCTTCAACTCATATTCACTGTCATTACTTGTCATCTTCCATTTTCAG ACATGTGTTCCAGCAATTTTGCCTCCAATCAAAGACCTGTACCTTGGGAACATAGCTGGTGAACTTATAG GGGTGAGGGCTGATGTAGAACGACGTATCGAGGAAGTATCGTTCAGCAATATTACTAAATTTAGAAGAGAAAGGAGAGTTAATCACAGTAGTCTGTCTGAGCTCTTTACTTCCTTTCTAGGAAAG TTCTCGGACATTGGTAATAGGGCAACCGAGCAAGGCATCTGTACATATACTGGGCGATGGGAAGACATCTATACGACGACTAGATGGCTCCCTAAAACATATGCCATATTT ATTGAAGATCCCTTCGACCAACCTCAAAATACCGCAAGAGCAGTTAACAGCAGTCAGTTGACAAGAATATCCGAAGCGTTCTCAAACACATACCATAGGATTATTGCTCCAAATCAAACTCGGAATACTCTTATTCCCTTTCTCGTGAGGCGTGAAATTTCTCATTTTTTCCCGGTTGCAGCATTTATGAATCCAATGCACTCAAGGACCTATCGAAATTCCCACCATTCTGGCGATCATGCATCCTCAAAGTTTCAGAAGACACGACAACGGAGAAACCTCAACGATACAGATCCGCAAATAGCCAAGCAAGCATCTCAAGGACAAAGACCTTGGAATCGACCCAATAAAATGGCTAGAGAAGCTACCAGGCCATCTGAAGGGCAAAAACCGAAGTTGACACACACACTACAGACAGCCCAACCTAACAATGTGACTTCACAGCGACCTGTTAAGCCATCAAAAGGCCAACCCCAGCAAGTTTGGCGGCCTAAACAATCCGATATTTAG
- the LOC130803576 gene encoding probable methyltransferase PMT11, translating to MKGAFNNGGELLKSPSLLKILILIFLSITFFYIGKHWSDVGTQQLLFFTSSSYSLSSHSVSLSPNLNKNFDVLSLINSTSPPSADLHDLVQRPPPPEKKVVEEPVKRFGIVDENGTMTDDFEIGEFDPNVVENWGNSSDSEVAESENKVKIRVSRFPICDESFREYIPCMDNEDAIKRLVSTEKGEKFERHCPEKGKELNCLVPAPKNYKTPIPWPKSRDEVWYFNVPHTRLVEDKGGQNWMTRSKDKFKFPGGGTQFIHGANQYLDQISQLIPEIAFGKHTRVALDIGCGVASFGAYLMSRNVTTLSIAPKDVHENQIQFALERGVPAMVAAFTTRRLLYPSQAFDLIHCSRCRINWTRDDGILLLEVNRLLRAGGYFVWAAQPVYKHEAILEEQWKEMVNLTNRLCWELVNKGGYIAIWQKPSNNSCYLSREAYTSPPICDKDDDPDNVWYVNLKPCISRLPENGYGGNVTDWPARLHDTPERLQSIQIDAYISRKELFRAETKYWNEIIGSYVRAWHWKTMKFRNVLDMKAGYGGFAAALIDNAIDCWVMNVVPVSGPNTLPVIYDRGLIGVMHDWCEPFDTYPRTYDLLHASGLFAIERKRCNVSSIMLEMDRMLRPGGRAYIRDTINVVEELLEIAKAMGWRAAIHDTSEGPHASYKVLSCDKQLLRR from the exons ATGAAAGGAGCTTTCAACAATGGCGGCGAGCTTCTCAAATCACCATCTCTTCTCAAGATCCTTATTCTCATCTTCCTCTCAATCACTTTCTTCTACATCGGTAAACACTGGTCTGATGTCGGTACTCAACAACTCCTTTTCTTCACTTCTTCCTCATATTCTCTTTCTTCTCATTCAGTTTCTCTCTCTCCTAACCTTAACAAAAACTTCGACGTTTTGTCTCTTATCAATTCCACTTCTCCTCCTTCAGCCGATTTACACGATTTAGTTCAACGACCGCCTCCGCCGGAGAAAAAAGTGGTGGAGGAACCGGTGAAGAGGTTTGGAATTGTTGATGAGAATGGTACTATGACGGATGATTTTGAGATCGGAGAGTTTGATCCTAATGTGGTGGAAAATTGGGGGAATTCTAGTGATTCGGAAGTTGCTGAATCGGAAAATAAGGTTAAAATTAGGGTTTCTAGGTTTCCAATTTGTGATGAGAGTTTTAGAGAGTATATACCTTGCATGGATAATGAAGATGCTATTAAAAGGTTGGTTTCGACAGAGAAAGGTGAGAAATTCGAGCGGCATTGTCCCGAGAAAGGAAAGGAATTGAATTGTTTGGTTCCGGCGCCCAAGAACTATAAGACTCCGATTCCTTGGCCAAAAAGTCGAGACGag GTTTGGTACTTCAACGTACCTCATACACGTCTTGTTGAAGACAAAGGAGGTCAAAACTGGATGACTAGAAGCAAGGACAAATTTAAGTTTCCTGGAGGTGGTACACAATTTATACATGGTGCAAATCAATACTTGGATCAGATCTCTCAG TTAATCCCTGAAATTGCATTTGGCAAACATACTCGTGTTGCACTAGATATTGGATGTGGTGTTGCAAGCTTTGGCGCTTACCTTATGTCACGAAATGTAACCACTTTATCTATCGCCCCGAAGGATGTCCATGAGAATCAAATTCAGTTTGCGCTTGAGCGAGGAGTGCCAGCAATGGTGGCAGCTTTTACTACTCGTCGCTTACTATATCCCAGTCAGGCTTTTGATTTGATACATTGCTCAAGATGTAGGATCAATTGGACTCGTGATG ATGGAATACTTTTACTAGAGGTCAATAGATTGCTGCGTGCTGGAGGCTATTTTGTTTGGGCAGCGCAGCCAGTTTACAAGCATGAAGCTATTTTAGAAGAACAATGGAAAG AGATGGTCAACCTTACAAATCGTCTTTGCTGGGAGCTGGTAAACAAGGGAGGATATATTGCAATATGGCAAAAGCCCTCGAACAATAGTTGCTATCTGAGCCGTGAAGCTTATACTAGCCCTCCTATCTGTGACAAAGATGATGATCCAGATAACGTTTG GTATGTGAATCTCAAGCCTTGTATATCTCGTCTTCCTGAAAATGGTTATGGTGGAAACGTTACGGACTGGCCAGCAAGATTGCATGACACACCAGAGAGGTTACAGAGCATCCAAATTGATGCCTACATATCTAGGAAAGAGCTCTTCAGGGCTGAAACAAAATATTGGAATGAGATCATAGGAAGCTATGTTCGTGCTTGGCATTGGAAGACAATGAAATTTAGAAATGTATTGGACATGAAGGCTGGCTATGGAGG ATTTGCAGCTGCATTGATCGATAATGCTATAGATTGTTGGGTTATGAATGTGGTTCCTGTAAGTGGGCCAAACACGCTGCCTGTTATCTATGACCGTGGACTGATTGGAGTCATGCATGACTG GTGCGAACCCTTTGACACATACCCAAGAACTTATGATCTGTTGCACGCCTCTGGTCTCTTTGCCATTGAGCGAAAAAG ATGCAACGTTTCTAGCATCATGCTTGAAATGGACCGGATGCTAAGGCCAGGTGGGCGTGCATATATTCGCGATACCATCAACGTTGTCGAAGAACTTCTTGAAATTGCAAAGGCAATGGGATGGCGAGCAGCCATCCATGACACGTCCGAAGGACCTCATGCTAGTTATAAGGTGTTATCATGTGATAAACAGCTCTTGCGCAGATAG